A genomic window from Vigna radiata var. radiata cultivar VC1973A chromosome 2, Vradiata_ver6, whole genome shotgun sequence includes:
- the LOC106777964 gene encoding patellin-3, giving the protein MAQETQNPPPPQEVPPVVDPVPLDNAPTTEPQPEAQPEPQPQPEPEPETETQEKVQTAVEDKISESVSFKEETNVVGDLPEAQKKALDELKKLVQEALNKRELTAPKPPTPEPEKKKPDTVKEPEVAAGEAEKKEPEGAAEEAEKKEIEVKEEKKEVEVTEEKKEVEYKEEKKDVEVTEEKKDAEVKEEKKEVQVTEEKKEIEVTEEKKEVQVTEEKKDVEVTEEKKEVEVTEEKKEVEVTEEKKEEVEVTEEKKEVEVTEEKKEVEVTEEKKEVEVTEEKKEEGVIEEKEVVEATEAKEAEEELGPEEVEIWGIPLLADERSDVILLKFLRARDFKVKDAFTMLKNTVRWRKEFGIDALVLEDFGTDWDKVVFTEGHDKQGHPVNYNVFGEFENKELYNKTFADEEKRNKFIRWRIQVLEKSVRSLDFSPTAISTIVQVNDLKNSPGLGKSNLRQATNQALQLLQDNYPEFVAKQIFINVPWWYLAFSRMISPFFTQRTKSKFVFAGPSKSAETLFKYIAPELVPIQYGGLSREGEQEFTTSDPVTEVTIKPASKHAVEFPVSEKSHLVWEIRVVGWDVSYVAEFVPSAEDGYTVIVQKNRKIAPADETVISNGFKIGEAGKVVLTIDNQTSKKKKLLYRSKTKPIAE; this is encoded by the exons ATGGCCCAAGAAACCCAAAACCCACCTCCCCCTCAGGAAGTGCCGCCCGTTGTGGACCCTGTCCCTCTCGACAACGCACCTACCACCGAACCTCAACCCGAAGCTCAACCCGAACCTCAACCTCAACCTGAACCCGAACCTGAAACTGAAACCCAGGAGAAGGTCCAGACCGCTGTTGAAGACAAGATTTCCGAATCGGTTTCGTTCAAGGAGGAGACCAACGTCGTCGGCGATCTCCCCGAGGCGCAGAAGAAAGCCCTTGATGAACTCAAGAAGCTTGTTCAAGAAGCGCTCAACAAGCGTGAGCTAACCGCGCCCAAGCCCCCCACGCCAGAGCCAGAGAAGAAGAAACCAGACACCGTCAAGGAGCCTGAAGTGGCAGCGGGAGAAGCAGAGAAGAAGGAGCCGGAAGGGGCCGCAGAAGAAGCGGAGAAGAAGGAAATTGAAgttaaagaagagaagaaggaagtaGAAGTGactgaagagaagaaggaggTTGAATAtaaggaagagaagaaggatGTTGAAGTGacagaagagaagaaggatgCTGAAgttaaagaagagaagaaggaagtaCAAGTGacagaagagaagaaggaaatagAAGTAAcggaagagaagaaggaagtaCAAGTGacagaagagaagaaagatgtagaagtgacagaagagaagaaggaagtaGAAGTGAcggaagagaagaaggaagtaGAAGTGAcggaagagaagaaggaa GAAGTAGAAGTGAcggaagagaagaaggaagtaGAAGTGAcggaagagaagaaggaagtaGAAGTGAcggaagagaagaaggaagtaGAAGTAactgaagagaagaaggaagaagggGTGATAGAAGAGAAGGAGGTTGTTGAAGCGACAGAAGCGAAGGAGGCGGAAGAGGAACTTGGTCCGGAGGAAGTTGAGATATGGGGAATTCCGCTGCTGGCGGATGAGAGGAGCGATGTGATTCTGCTAAAGTTTCTGAGAGCGAGGGATTTCAAGGTAAAGGATGCTTTCACCATGCTCAAGAACACAGTGCGTTGGAGGAAGGAATTCGGAATCGACGCTCTGGTCCTGGAAGATTTCGGAACTGATTGGGACAAGGTGGTGTTCACTGAGGGACACGACAAACAAGGGCACCCCGTGAATTACAACGTCTTTGGTGAGTTCGAGAATAAGGAGTTGTACAACAAGACCTTTGCGGACGAGGAGAAGCGCAACAAGTTCATCAGGTGGAGGATTCAGGTGCTGGAGAAGAGCGTGAGAAGCCTTGACTTCTCTCCCACTGCCATCTCCACCATTGTGCAGGTCAACGACCTCAAGAACTCTCCGGGACTCGGCAAGAGTAACCTCAGGCAGGCCACCAATCAGGCCCTTCAATTGCTTCAGGATAACTACCCTGAATTTGTGGCCAAGCAG ATATTTATCAATGTTCCCTGGTGGTACCTTGCCTTTTCTAGGATGATCAGTCCGTTCTTCACACAGAGGACCAAGAGCAAATTTGTGTTTGCTGGGCCATCCAAGTCTGCCGAAACCCTTTTCAA ATATATTGCTCCGGAGCTGGTGCCCATTCAATACGGTGGACTGAGCAGAGAGGGTGAACAGGAATTCACCACTTCTGATCCTGTTACGGAGGTCACAATCAAACCCGCATCCAAACATGCTGTCGAGTTCCCAGTTTCTGAG AAAAGCCACCTGGTTTGGGAAATCCGAGTAGTGGGTTGGGATGTGAGCTACGTAGCTGAATTTGTGCCCAGCGCTGAGGATGGATACACTGTCATTGTGCAGAAGAACAGGAAAATTGCTCCCGCAGATGAGACCGTGATCAGTAACGGTTTCAAAATTGGTGAAGCTGGCAAGGTAGTGCTCACCATAGACAACCAAACATCCAAGAAGAAGAAACTCCTCTACAGGTCAAAGACCAAACCCATCGCAGAGTGA
- the LOC106755934 gene encoding uncharacterized protein LOC106755934 produces MDSHCHITLESLARSVMRRGVGDRRWGWSRRQTRKEPALETAIRLLCTWSCGSSPPHLELRSSSPYLKLRFIFVFYTLGATELRRATELRPIFAYGAVGSWNWGFRFYVAFFFTLLYLIKFSFDLL; encoded by the exons ATGGATTCACACTGCCACATCACCCTCGAATCTCTCGCTAGATCA GTTATGAGGCGGGGTGTCGGAGACAGGCGGTGGGGTTGGAGTCGGAGACAGACGCGCAAGGAACCCGCACTTGAAACTGCGATTCGTCTTCTCTGCACGTGGAGCTGCGGTTCGTCTCCTCCGCACCTAGAGTTGCGGTCGTCTTCTCCATACTTGAAGCTGCGGTTCATCTTCGTCTTCTATACACTTGGAGCTACAGAATTACGGAGAGCTACAGAATTACGGCCCATCTTCGCATATGGAGCTGTGGGTAGTTGGAATTGGGGGTTTAGGTTTTatgttgcttttttttttactttgttatacttaattaaattttcatttgatttgctTTAA